The following are encoded in a window of Mustela nigripes isolate SB6536 chromosome 1, MUSNIG.SB6536, whole genome shotgun sequence genomic DNA:
- the ZNF214 gene encoding zinc finger protein 214 isoform X2 produces the protein MAVTFEDVTVIFTWEEWKFLDSSQKKLYREVMWENYTNVMSVGNWKESYKPQEERFRYLKHENLPCWQGWRNASTQIYENRNYVETVQGIDLKDLKQQDLSHHQEWLILSTQVPWNGNCELTFEGNSPRNLKHTKFIPWQSLETKHTHEDYAREIYMNDLHGFQKSRWHLGISRKNLSVEKEQKLIVQHSYVPTVEALPEYTEELCQHDLLKNSVEEENCGCNKCKEIYYWNSQCVLHKRNQCGEKFFQCSVSTACFSQRSDLYRHPRIHIAKKLYGCDEVDSNFRQSLGIHFHQRAYTGEVSYICHVCGKSFSQISSLHSHQRVHTEEKLYKFECNKDLSRNSLLQIHQRLHIGEKPFKCDQCGKTFSRSSVLHVHQRVHTGEKPYKCDECGKGFSQSSNLRIHQLVHTGEKSYKCDNCGKGFTQRSNLQIHQRVHTGEKPYKCDNCGKDFSHSSDLRIHQRVHTGEKPYTCHECGKGFSKSSKLHTHQRVHTGEKPYKCEQCGKGFSQRSHLLIHQRVHTGEKPYKCDDCGKGFSHSSNLHIHQRVHTGEKPYQCTKCGKGFSHSSALRIHQRVHIGEKPHKCHEYYKVFDKNSHLHNNHT, from the coding sequence GAAACTGGAAAGAGAGCTACAAACCCCAAGAAGAAAGATTCAGATacttaaaacatgaaaatctTCCCTGCTGGCAAGGCTGGAGGAATGCCAGCACTCAGATATATGAGAATAGAAACTATGTGGAAACCGTCCAAGGAATAGATTTGAAAGACCTAAAGCAACAAGATCTTTCCCACCATCAGGAATGGTTAATACTCTCCACCCAAGTACCATGGAATGGGAACTGTGAATTAACTTTTGAAGGCAACAGTCCCAGGAACTTAAAACATACAAAGTTTATACCTTGGCAGTCCTTAGAAACAAAACATACCCATGAAGACTATGCTAGAGAAATCTATATGAATGATTTACATGGCTTTCAAAAAAGCAGATGGCATCTTGGCATATCTAGGAAAAATCTCTCtgtggaaaaagaacaaaagctcATAGTTCAGCATTCTTATGTCCCAACAGTAGAAGCCCTTCCAGAGTACACTGAGGAACTATGTCAACATGACCTACTGAAAAACTCTGTGGAAGAGGAAAACTGTGGAtgtaataaatgtaaagaaatttaTTATTGGAACTCACAGTGTGTTCTCCACAAGAGAAATCAATGTGGAGAAAAGTTCTTTCAGTGCTCTGTCAGCACAGCATGCTTCTCTCAAAGATCAGACCTATACAGACATCCAAGAATTCACATAGCTAAGAAGCTGTATGGATGTGATGAAGTTGACAGTAACTTCAGGCAAAGCTTAGGTATTCACTTTCATCAGAGGGCCTACACAGGGGAGGTCTCTTACATATGCCACGTGTGTGGTAAGAGCTTCAGTCAGATCTCTAGTCTTCACAGTCATCAAAGAGTCCACACAGAAGAGAAACTTTATAAATTTGAGTGTAATAAGGACCTCAGTAGAAATTCATTACTTCAGATTCACCAGAGACTTCACATAGGAGAGAAGCCTTTTAAGTGCGATCAGTGTGGTAAGACTTTTAGTCGGAGTTCAGTACTTCATGTTCATCAGAGAgtccacacaggagagaaaccatatAAGTGTGATGAGTGTGGCAAGGGCTTCAGTCAGAGCTCAAATCTTCGGATTCATCAGTTAGTCCACACGGGAGAGAAGTCCTATAAATGTGATAACTGTGGTAAGGGCTTTACCCAGCGCTCAAATCTCCAAATTCATCAGAGAGTACATACAGGAGAGAAGCCTTATAAATGTGACAACTGTGGCAAGGACTTTAGTCATAGCTCTGATCTTCGTATTCATCAGAGGGTCCATACTGGGGAGAAACCCTATACTTGTCATGAATGTGGGAAGGGCTTCAGCAAGAGTTCGAAGCTTCATACTCATCAAAGAGtacatactggagagaaaccctataaatgtgAACAGTGTGGTAAGGGATTCAGTCAGCGTTCCCACCTTCTCATTCACCAGCGAGTCCACACAGGAGAAAAACCCTATAAATGTGATGATTGTGGAAAGGGCTTTAGTCACAGCTCTAATCTTCACATTCATCAGAGAGtccacacaggagagaagcctTATCAATGCACTAAGTGCGGCAAGGGTTTCAGTCATAGCTCAGCTCTTCGAATTCATCAAAGAGTCCACATAGGAGAGAAACCTCATAAATGCCATGAGTATTATAAGGTATTTGATAAAAATTCTCATCTCCACAATAATCACACATGA